The Marinomonas sp. CT5 genome contains the following window.
GCGATCGATTCACTCGTCCTCAGAAATGGTTGAGCCAGTTACCCTGAGCACTTGGCGTGCTAGTCATTGGCCTCTTTTGTCCCTACTGCTTATAGCGACTGTGCTAATCGGGCTATCAGTAGGTCGATACAGCGTAGCGCTAGATGAGATTGTAGCCATCCTATATGCAGCCTTACGAGGTGATAACTCACAGCATATGGATGCGTTGGTGATCTTGAATGTACGCTTGCCGCGCATATTATTGGCAGGAGTATGTGGGGCTGGGCTTGCCATCTGCGGGGTAGCCTTACAAACCTTATTTCGTAACCCTCTCGTTTCACCTAAAGTGCTAGGTTTATCCTCAGGTTCAGCATTAGGAGGATCACTGGCAATTTTGGCTGGAGTAGGGGGGCCGCTACTGATGGGGGCTACGTTTGTATCAGCATTTGCTGCTCTGTTTTTAGTAGTGCTGATTTCAAATATGGCGGGTCGTACTTTGATGACTATTGTGCTTGCTGGAATTGTTATTGATGCTTTATTTGCAGCAGGTATTTCGTTAGTTCAATATGCCGCGGATCCAGAAACGAGTTTACCTGCCATCGTCTTTTGGCTGATGGGAAGCTTTGCAACGGCGAGTTGGGAAAAATTTGCACAAACTGCTCCTATACTCATTGCCAGCATTTACCTACTGAATAGAATGCGCTATCGCATTGCTGTACTCGCTATGGGTGACGACGAAGCTAAGTCGTTTGGCATCCATGTTGCACGCTCCCGGATGGTCGTCTTCGCGTTGATTTCTATCATTATCGGCGCCTGCGTAACCGCATCGGGCGTAGTGGGGTGGGTAGGACTCGTAATCCCACACTTTGCTCGTATGTTAGTAGGCGAAGATCACCGCCGGCTCTATTTCACGAGTCTTATGCTGGGTGCCACTTTCATGATTTTGACTGATACGTTGGCTCGTAGTTTAACTGCTGCAGAGATTCCTTTAGGCGTACTCACAGCTCTAGTTGGCGCCCCCGTCTTTGTGTACTTACTATGCACTCGTCGACGTGAAAGGGCTTAATCATGCAAACCGTCTTTACCTCTCATCTCAGTTTAACTGGAGCGTGCGTACGTTTTAGTGAACGTGTGATTTTTCAGGATTTAAGTTTTAACGTACAAAAGGGCGAAACGTTGGCCATTTTGGGCCCAAACGGACGCGGTAAGACTACGTTGCTAAAAGCTCTATTAGGCTCACAACGTTTAGATCAAGGACAACGGCAGGTACCCCACCTCATCGGCTATGTACCTCAATACCAATACGGTAGTGAAAACCATTGTTGCCTCGATGTGGTACTCATGGCACGAGCCGCCTTGCTTCCCATGTTCAGCCTTCCTTCACAGCGGGATCGTAAGCTAGCTCTTGAAGCATTGGAAAAAGTAGGCGGAGGGCATTTTGCTTATCGTTTATATGGCTCTCTATCCGGCGGCGAGCGCCAATTAGTGTTGCTTGCTCGTGCTTTAGCTACTGGTGCTGAGGTACTCATACTTGATGAGCCGGCTTCAGCTTTAGATTTAGCTAATCAGGACTTATTGCTTAACGTCTTATTCGAGTTACGCCGAGTACGTAGCCATTCGGTCGTTTTTACCACTCACCATCCGCAACACGCTCTGCATCTCGCAGACAAAGTACTGCTGATGCACACCAACGATCAGATTAAATTTGGTCCAGCTGATGAGCTGTTAACCGAGTCTGAGTTATCCCGTTTATACAACGTCAGACTACGCCGTCTAATGGTGCAAACGGGAGAACATTTTCAAAGCACAATCTGCCCGGTTTTTGGAATACGTGAACCGGATCAAGATATGCCCATTTCTTATCCTCTAAACAAAGGTAAATACAATGAGTAACGATACAATCTCCTATCTGGAAAATGGACATGAATTTACAGTCCACTTTGATGAGTTATTAAAATACCACGGTGCCGGTTATCCGGGTGGTGTAGCCCACGGGCTAAAAGTTATGCAGCGAGCCTGGCCCTTGCTAGATAATGGTCGTTTGCCTGAACGACGTGAAATTCGCTGTGTCACAGCCTTTGGAGGCCCAGGGGGTAGAGATGCGATTGAGTTTGTTACCCGCGGTCTTACTGAGGGTCGCTACATTGTTGATAACTCAGTAGGGCTCGAAGAAGAAGAGTCCCCCGGTGGTCGTTATTACTTCCGTTTCGAGTACCGTGGCACCGCTGTTGAAATCACCATCCGTCCCGGACACGTACGCCCCGAGTTCATTCAGTTAGCACGCAAGAAAGACCGCTCACCAGAAGAAGAGATCATTTTGGCTGAAATGAAGCTCGAAATGGGAGAACGCTTGTTAGTCCAGCCCGCAGAAGATATTTACAACGCTACCGTATTATCGTAATAAGTCATAGCCATGAATCAAGAACGCCAAACTTGGCTCGGGCTACTTGCCCGAGCTAACCGAGATTATCTGGAAAATATCTGGGCTACTTACAATCCGGGTGTGCCTATACAAAAACTCGCTGGCCCTGAAACGGGGTTGGTGCAGCTCAATACACAAGCTTGTAAGGCCTCAGTGTCATTTCAGTTTGGTGAGGCTTCTTGTACTCGCTGCGTAATCGCTATTGGGAAAATTCAAGGTTACGCAGTACATTTGGGCTCCGATCTACGCAAAGCGGAGTTAGCGGCCTATCTAGACGCCTTTCTACAAACGGCCCCCTCCCACCAACGTGAGCTGGTGCTGCACCCTATACGCCAACAGTTAGAGCTAAAAAAGGCTGAGAGGGAGCAGCTGACGGCTGCTACTTCTGTACGTTTCTACACCACACAAAAAACTTAGAATCATGAAAATACCTTTACGATCTGAGCACAGACATGACGATGAGTTACATCGGCAGACGCGTACTTATCGGCGACTACTGCATGCCTTTGGTTACCCAATGCGCATACAGCAACTAGAAGAGCGTGCTATTCATTGCATCGTTGACTGCCTTCTAGACAGCCAAACGACGGTAGCTATTGAGGTGGAAAATAAGGAATTAACAAGCCGTATTTTGAATACAGGCGTAATCTTGAGCCAAACTCCCGAATGGGTTTTTGCAGGTTCTCAACGGCATCACTTACAACATATTCCAGCAGGAAGCCGTGAGGCGCCTGAAAGTGGGGCAACCCTTGTCATGGAAATAGCCGCCATATCACCTACAAACGGGGGGCTTGCTATACGAGCCACCGGTGCAGGACTCAACAAACCACACACTTTATATTTTTCAGGGTTACATCAAAATGTAGTCATTGATCATATTGCTTTTCGTGCCGATTACCCGCGTGGAGTGGACCTACTACTATGCGCTGACACGCAGCTGGTTGTATTACCACGTCACTTAACTTTGGAGATCATTTAATGTACGTACCAGTAAAGGGTGGTGAACAAGCAATTGCTGCTTCCCGTATAGCCGTAGAACGGAGTCGCCGAGGCGACGACACAATCCCCGAGATTGAAATTAATCAAATCATGGCACAAATGTCGTTAGCTCTTGATCGGATCATGAGTGAGGGGGGCTTATACGATCGACGTTTTGCTGCTATTGCCTTTAAGCAAGCTCAGGGAGACATTGCCGAAGCGGTATTTCTCGTACGTGCTCATCGCGCGCAATTAGCCAATTTTGGCTCAAGCCAAAACATAGATCTAAAAACAATGCATTACAGTCGCCACATTTCCGCCACGCAA
Protein-coding sequences here:
- a CDS encoding iron ABC transporter permease gives rise to the protein MNTYTRSIHSSSEMVEPVTLSTWRASHWPLLSLLLIATVLIGLSVGRYSVALDEIVAILYAALRGDNSQHMDALVILNVRLPRILLAGVCGAGLAICGVALQTLFRNPLVSPKVLGLSSGSALGGSLAILAGVGGPLLMGATFVSAFAALFLVVLISNMAGRTLMTIVLAGIVIDALFAAGISLVQYAADPETSLPAIVFWLMGSFATASWEKFAQTAPILIASIYLLNRMRYRIAVLAMGDDEAKSFGIHVARSRMVVFALISIIIGACVTASGVVGWVGLVIPHFARMLVGEDHRRLYFTSLMLGATFMILTDTLARSLTAAEIPLGVLTALVGAPVFVYLLCTRRRERA
- a CDS encoding ABC transporter ATP-binding protein, which translates into the protein MQTVFTSHLSLTGACVRFSERVIFQDLSFNVQKGETLAILGPNGRGKTTLLKALLGSQRLDQGQRQVPHLIGYVPQYQYGSENHCCLDVVLMARAALLPMFSLPSQRDRKLALEALEKVGGGHFAYRLYGSLSGGERQLVLLARALATGAEVLILDEPASALDLANQDLLLNVLFELRRVRSHSVVFTTHHPQHALHLADKVLLMHTNDQIKFGPADELLTESELSRLYNVRLRRLMVQTGEHFQSTICPVFGIREPDQDMPISYPLNKGKYNE
- the phnG gene encoding phosphonate C-P lyase system protein PhnG, coding for MNQERQTWLGLLARANRDYLENIWATYNPGVPIQKLAGPETGLVQLNTQACKASVSFQFGEASCTRCVIAIGKIQGYAVHLGSDLRKAELAAYLDAFLQTAPSHQRELVLHPIRQQLELKKAEREQLTAATSVRFYTTQKT
- a CDS encoding phosphonate C-P lyase system protein PhnH, whose translation is MKIPLRSEHRHDDELHRQTRTYRRLLHAFGYPMRIQQLEERAIHCIVDCLLDSQTTVAIEVENKELTSRILNTGVILSQTPEWVFAGSQRHHLQHIPAGSREAPESGATLVMEIAAISPTNGGLAIRATGAGLNKPHTLYFSGLHQNVVIDHIAFRADYPRGVDLLLCADTQLVVLPRHLTLEII